CGTTTTTGTTCTATGTTAAAGTTCGATGCTTGCAATAGCCCTATCCAAAGCCGTCGCCTGCAGGTCAGGTACTTTGATACCCTCAACGCGGAAGGCTTTGATATCCGTCATCCCCATAAAGCCTAATACAGCGCGCAGGTACGGCTCGGTAAAATCATAAGCTTTCATAAATCCTTCCGAATACACACCGCCCGATGCTATGGCCAGGTAAACCTTTTTGTTTTTTACCAAGCCTTCGGGGGCTTTGCCATCGTATTTAAAAGTTTTGCCTGCGCGGGCAATATGATCTATCCAGGTTTTCAGGGTTGATGGGATGCTGAAATTGTACATTGGGGTATCAATCACAATGGCAT
The sequence above is a segment of the Mucilaginibacter celer genome. Coding sequences within it:
- a CDS encoding FMN-dependent NADH-azoreductase, with the translated sequence MKILHLISSPQGEASFSVKLGNAVVKELQSANPDNTLTTHDLSATPYPHLEEAHLTSFYTPEEKRTPELAEAVKHSDEAIAELMAADAIVIDTPMYNFSIPSTLKTWIDHIARAGKTFKYDGKAPEGLVKNKKVYLAIASGGVYSEGFMKAYDFTEPYLRAVLGFMGMTDIKAFRVEGIKVPDLQATALDRAIASIEL